One window of the Niallia circulans genome contains the following:
- the mtaB gene encoding tRNA (N(6)-L-threonylcarbamoyladenosine(37)-C(2))-methylthiotransferase MtaB has product MPTVAFHTLGCKVNHYETEAIWQLFKQQGYERVEYENISDVYVINTCTVTNTGDKKSRQVIRRAVRKNPDAVICVTGCYAQTSPAEIMAIPGVDIVVGTQDRVKMLEYITQYKEERQPINAVGNIMKNRVYEEMDVPAFTDRTRASLKIQEGCNNFCTFCIIPWARGLMRSRDPQEVIKQAQQLVNAGYKEIVLTGIHTGGYGSDMKDYNLANLLRDLESQVKGLKRLRISSIEASQITDEVIEVLDKSKIIVNHLHIPIQSGSDTVLKRMRRKYTMEFFAERITRLKEALPGLAITSDVIVGFPGETEEEFMETYNFIKEHKFSELHVFPYSKRTGTPAARMDNQIEEDVKNERVHRLISLSDQLAKEYASNYEGEVVEVIPEEVYKEDGNGKLYVGYTDNYLKVVFPATEEMVGKIVKVKITKAGYPVNEGQFVRVLEEVEDQAAIVS; this is encoded by the coding sequence ATGCCAACAGTTGCTTTTCACACTTTAGGATGTAAAGTAAACCATTATGAAACAGAAGCGATCTGGCAGTTGTTTAAACAACAAGGCTATGAACGTGTAGAATATGAAAATATATCTGATGTATATGTTATTAATACATGTACCGTTACAAATACAGGGGATAAAAAGAGCCGCCAAGTAATTCGTCGTGCAGTTCGTAAAAATCCTGATGCAGTTATTTGTGTTACAGGGTGTTATGCCCAAACTTCTCCAGCAGAAATAATGGCTATTCCTGGAGTTGATATTGTAGTTGGTACACAGGATCGCGTGAAAATGCTAGAGTATATTACGCAGTATAAAGAAGAAAGACAACCAATAAATGCTGTTGGAAACATCATGAAAAATCGTGTGTACGAAGAAATGGATGTACCTGCTTTTACGGATAGAACAAGAGCTTCCTTAAAAATCCAAGAAGGATGCAATAATTTTTGTACATTCTGTATTATTCCATGGGCACGGGGATTGATGCGCTCAAGAGACCCGCAAGAGGTTATTAAGCAAGCGCAGCAATTAGTGAATGCTGGCTATAAAGAAATTGTATTAACAGGAATTCATACAGGTGGATATGGCTCAGATATGAAGGATTATAACTTAGCTAATTTACTGCGTGATTTAGAATCCCAGGTGAAGGGACTAAAACGCCTTCGTATTTCTTCTATCGAAGCAAGCCAAATAACAGATGAAGTGATTGAAGTCTTAGATAAATCAAAAATAATAGTAAATCATCTTCACATCCCGATTCAATCTGGATCAGATACTGTTTTAAAAAGAATGAGAAGAAAATATACGATGGAATTCTTTGCTGAAAGAATTACAAGATTAAAAGAAGCCTTGCCAGGGTTGGCCATTACCTCTGATGTAATCGTTGGTTTCCCAGGAGAGACAGAAGAAGAGTTTATGGAAACTTATAATTTTATTAAAGAGCATAAATTCTCTGAATTGCATGTGTTTCCATATTCAAAACGAACAGGAACTCCTGCTGCGCGAATGGATAATCAAATTGAGGAAGATGTAAAGAACGAACGAGTCCATCGTTTAATTTCGCTTTCTGATCAATTAGCAAAGGAATATGCGTCTAACTATGAAGGCGAGGTAGTGGAAGTTATTCCAGAGGAAGTCTACAAAGAAGATGGCAATGGAAAGCTTTATGTTGGATATACAGACAACTATTTAAAAGTAGTTTTCCCAGCAACAGAAGAAATGGTTGGGAAAATTGTGAAAGTCAAAATAACGAAAGCTGGCTACCCTGTAAATGAAGGACAATTTGTCCGGGTTTTAGAGGAAGTAGAAGATCAAGCTGCGATTGTTTCTTAA
- the prmA gene encoding 50S ribosomal protein L11 methyltransferase, whose product MKWSEITIHTTNEAIEPISNILHEAGASGVVIEDPFELIKEREDQFGEIYQLNPDDYPEEGVLVKAYLPINSFLGETVEAIKENINNLVLFNIDIGLNKVSIMEVNEEEWATAWKKYYHPVKISEKFTIVPTWEDYTPVHTDELIIELDPGMAFGTGTHPTTVLCIQALERIVKKGDMVIDVGTGSGVLSIAAAMLGAKSVLALDLDEVAVRSAKLNIKLNKVHEKTSVRQNNLLNGIEEQAEVIVANILAEVIVRFTDDVYRLLQKDGYFIASGIILQKKEEVKDAIIASGLEIIETVQMEDWVSITAQKKS is encoded by the coding sequence ATGAAATGGTCAGAAATCACAATTCATACGACAAATGAAGCGATTGAACCTATTTCAAATATTTTGCATGAAGCAGGTGCTAGTGGGGTAGTTATTGAAGATCCCTTTGAATTAATTAAAGAAAGAGAAGACCAATTCGGCGAAATCTACCAACTAAATCCTGATGATTATCCAGAAGAAGGCGTTCTAGTTAAAGCGTATTTACCAATCAATAGTTTTCTTGGTGAAACAGTAGAGGCAATTAAAGAAAATATCAATAATTTAGTACTGTTTAATATTGATATTGGATTAAATAAAGTTTCCATTATGGAAGTAAATGAAGAAGAATGGGCAACAGCTTGGAAGAAATACTATCATCCTGTTAAAATATCCGAGAAATTTACGATTGTGCCTACTTGGGAGGATTATACACCGGTCCATACGGATGAATTAATCATCGAATTGGATCCAGGGATGGCTTTCGGAACAGGAACGCATCCGACAACTGTATTATGTATCCAAGCTTTGGAAAGAATAGTAAAAAAAGGCGATATGGTTATCGATGTTGGTACAGGTTCTGGTGTACTAAGTATTGCAGCAGCCATGCTGGGAGCTAAATCTGTGCTTGCTTTAGACTTGGATGAAGTGGCTGTCCGTTCTGCTAAATTAAATATTAAATTGAACAAGGTTCATGAGAAAACATCTGTCCGTCAAAATAATCTTTTAAATGGTATAGAGGAGCAGGCAGAGGTAATTGTCGCAAATATTTTGGCAGAGGTAATTGTTCGTTTTACAGATGATGTTTATCGTTTACTTCAAAAAGATGGATACTTTATTGCTTCTGGCATCATTCTTCAGAAAAAAGAAGAAGTAAAGGATGCTATTATCGCATCAGGCCTAGAAATAATAGAAACAGTACAAATGGAAGATTGGGTAAGCATTACGGCTCAGAAAAAGAGCTAA
- the grpE gene encoding nucleotide exchange factor GrpE, giving the protein MAEEKATNNAEMEQQAAQEDVKVEETVEEVFEEAEASPSNEGNVAEELKAANDKIAELEAKLEEESNRYLRLQADFDNSRRRSRLDMEAAQTYRAQSLVMDLLPSIDNLERALKIEAVDEQTQSLYTGVEMVYRGILDALKKEGVEAIEAVGKEFDPHLHQAVMQEEVEGTDSNIVVDEFQKGYKLKDRVIRPAMVKVSQ; this is encoded by the coding sequence TTGGCAGAAGAAAAAGCAACGAACAATGCAGAGATGGAACAACAAGCAGCACAAGAAGACGTTAAAGTCGAAGAAACAGTTGAAGAAGTTTTCGAAGAGGCAGAAGCGTCTCCTTCCAATGAGGGAAATGTAGCTGAAGAATTAAAAGCTGCTAATGATAAAATTGCAGAGCTAGAAGCTAAATTAGAAGAAGAATCTAATCGTTATCTTCGCTTGCAGGCTGATTTTGATAATTCACGCCGCAGATCAAGGCTCGATATGGAAGCGGCTCAAACATACAGAGCGCAAAGTCTTGTCATGGACTTATTACCAAGCATCGATAATTTGGAAAGAGCATTAAAAATTGAGGCAGTAGATGAACAAACACAAAGTTTATACACAGGTGTTGAAATGGTTTATCGCGGAATCCTTGATGCTCTTAAAAAAGAAGGTGTAGAGGCTATCGAAGCAGTTGGAAAAGAATTTGATCCACATCTTCATCAAGCAGTAATGCAAGAAGAAGTCGAAGGAACGGATTCAAATATTGTGGTAGATGAGTTCCAAAAAGGGTATAAGCTTAAAGACAGAGTCATTAGACCTGCAATGGTTAAAGTAAGTCAATAA
- the dnaK gene encoding molecular chaperone DnaK codes for MSKIIGIDLGTTNSCVAVLEGGEPKVIPNPEGNRTSPSVVAFKNGERQVGEVAKRQSITNPNTIMSIKRHMGTDYKVEVEGKNYSPQEVSAIILQYLKGYAEEYLGEKVTKAVITVPAYFNDAERQATKDAGKIAGLEVERIINEPTAAALAYGLDKTDEDQTILVYDLGGGTFDVSILELGDGVFEVKSTAGDNRLGGDDFDQVIIDYLVEQFKKENGIDLSKDKMALQRLKDAAEKAKKDLSGVASTQISLPFITAGEAGPLHLEVTLSRAKFEEISASLVERTMGPTRQALKDAGLNASEIDKVILVGGSTRIPAVQEAIKKEIGKEPHRGVNPDEVVAMGAAIQGGVITGDVKDVVLLDVTPLSLGIETMGGVFTKLIERNTTIPTSKSQVFSTAADNQTAVDIHVLQGERPMAADNKTLGRFQLADIPPAPRGIPQIEVSFDIDKNGIVNVRAKDLGTNKEQTITIKSSTGLSDEEIDKMVREAEENAEADKKRKEEVELRNEADQLVFTTEKTLKDLEGKVDESEVAKANEAKDALKAAIEKNELEEIRAKKDALQEIVQALSMKLYEEAAQAAQAAQGADGGASDKDDNVVDAEFEEVKDDK; via the coding sequence ATGAGTAAAATTATTGGAATTGATTTAGGTACAACAAACTCTTGTGTTGCTGTACTTGAAGGTGGAGAACCAAAAGTTATCCCAAATCCAGAAGGCAATAGAACATCTCCATCTGTAGTAGCATTCAAAAACGGAGAACGCCAAGTAGGGGAAGTTGCTAAACGTCAATCTATTACAAACCCAAACACTATTATGTCTATTAAACGTCATATGGGTACGGACTATAAAGTAGAAGTAGAAGGCAAAAACTACTCTCCACAAGAAGTTTCTGCGATTATTCTTCAATACCTAAAAGGCTATGCAGAAGAATACTTAGGAGAAAAAGTAACGAAAGCAGTTATTACAGTGCCTGCATACTTTAATGATGCAGAACGCCAAGCTACGAAAGATGCTGGTAAAATTGCTGGTTTAGAAGTAGAACGTATTATTAACGAACCAACAGCTGCAGCATTAGCATATGGTTTAGATAAAACAGACGAAGATCAAACTATCTTAGTATATGACCTAGGTGGAGGTACTTTTGACGTATCTATCCTTGAACTAGGAGACGGCGTATTTGAAGTAAAATCTACTGCTGGTGATAACCGTCTTGGTGGAGATGATTTTGACCAAGTAATCATCGATTATTTAGTAGAGCAATTTAAAAAAGAAAATGGCATCGATCTAAGCAAAGATAAAATGGCTCTACAACGTTTAAAAGATGCTGCCGAGAAAGCGAAAAAAGATCTTTCTGGTGTAGCTTCTACACAAATTTCTTTACCATTTATCACAGCTGGAGAAGCTGGACCACTTCACTTAGAAGTAACTTTATCTCGTGCTAAATTCGAAGAAATTTCTGCTTCATTAGTTGAACGTACAATGGGACCAACTCGTCAAGCGCTTAAAGATGCTGGTCTAAATGCATCTGAAATTGACAAAGTAATCCTTGTAGGTGGATCAACTCGTATCCCTGCGGTTCAAGAAGCAATCAAAAAAGAAATCGGTAAAGAGCCGCATAGAGGAGTAAACCCTGATGAAGTAGTTGCAATGGGTGCAGCTATCCAAGGTGGTGTAATTACTGGTGATGTAAAAGACGTTGTTCTTTTAGACGTAACACCACTATCATTAGGAATTGAAACAATGGGTGGGGTATTTACAAAGTTAATCGAACGTAATACAACAATCCCTACCTCTAAATCACAAGTATTCTCAACTGCTGCTGATAACCAAACAGCTGTAGATATTCATGTACTTCAAGGGGAACGCCCAATGGCTGCGGATAACAAAACATTAGGCCGCTTCCAATTAGCTGATATTCCACCTGCACCACGTGGAATTCCGCAAATCGAAGTTTCATTTGATATCGATAAAAATGGTATTGTAAATGTTCGTGCGAAGGATCTTGGTACAAATAAAGAACAAACAATTACGATTAAATCTTCTACAGGCTTATCAGACGAAGAAATCGATAAAATGGTAAGAGAAGCAGAAGAAAATGCTGAAGCTGATAAAAAGCGTAAAGAAGAAGTGGAACTAAGAAATGAAGCAGATCAATTAGTTTTCACTACTGAAAAAACGTTAAAAGACTTAGAAGGTAAAGTGGACGAAAGTGAAGTTGCCAAAGCAAATGAAGCAAAAGATGCTTTAAAAGCTGCTATCGAGAAAAACGAATTAGAAGAAATTCGTGCGAAAAAAGACGCTCTTCAAGAAATCGTTCAAGCTCTTTCTATGAAATTATATGAAGAAGCAGCACAAGCGGCCCAAGCTGCACAAGGTGCAGACGGCGGTGCATCTGATAAAGATGACAACGTAGTTGATGCAGAGTTTGAAGAAGTAAAAGACGATAAATAA
- a CDS encoding 16S rRNA (uracil(1498)-N(3))-methyltransferase, with the protein MQRYFAKNEEDTFFIQEDDYHHIVRVMRMDIDDEIYCVNSLQQAARCRIEKISENEVIAKVVQWLEGEIELPVSVSIVSGLPKGDKLEWIIQKGTELGAFKFIPFIAARSVVKWDEKKGGKKLVRWNKIAKEAAEQSHRTMIPEVSSPISIKELIKLSEGYNVKLIAYEEEAREGESSVLTKSLQSMTKGQSILALFGPEGGLTESEVALLKEHGFMTCGLGPRILRTETAPLYLLSAVSYHFELME; encoded by the coding sequence TTGCAGCGTTATTTTGCTAAAAACGAAGAGGATACATTTTTTATTCAAGAGGATGATTATCATCATATTGTACGTGTGATGCGAATGGATATTGACGATGAAATATATTGTGTCAACAGTCTTCAGCAGGCAGCACGGTGCAGAATAGAAAAAATTTCCGAAAACGAAGTCATTGCAAAAGTGGTACAATGGTTAGAAGGAGAAATAGAATTACCTGTTTCTGTTTCTATTGTGAGCGGACTGCCAAAAGGGGATAAGCTGGAATGGATTATCCAAAAAGGAACAGAATTAGGTGCTTTTAAGTTTATCCCTTTTATCGCAGCTCGCTCTGTCGTTAAATGGGATGAGAAAAAGGGTGGAAAAAAATTAGTTCGCTGGAATAAAATTGCAAAAGAAGCAGCAGAACAATCCCATCGAACCATGATACCAGAAGTAAGTTCTCCAATTAGTATAAAAGAGTTGATAAAACTTTCAGAAGGTTATAATGTAAAATTAATAGCCTATGAAGAAGAGGCAAGAGAAGGCGAATCGTCCGTGTTAACGAAAAGCTTGCAATCGATGACAAAAGGACAATCTATCCTTGCTCTATTCGGCCCAGAAGGTGGCCTGACTGAATCTGAAGTAGCATTATTAAAAGAGCATGGTTTTATGACATGCGGACTTGGTCCAAGAATATTAAGAACAGAGACTGCCCCATTATACCTATTGTCTGCTGTATCTTATCATTTTGAATTGATGGAGTGA
- the hemW gene encoding radical SAM family heme chaperone HemW: protein MIQAAYIHIPFCEHICHYCDFNKVFLKGQPVDEYLDSLEKEMKLTIEKYGQQELSTIFVGGGTPTSLSASQLERLCGMVNKELKLRPEQEYTFEANPGDLTEDKLKALYEGGVNRLSFGVQSFNNELLKRIGRTHKAEDVFSSIEAAKKIGFNNISVDLIYSLPGQTLEDFQETLKTAFTLDIQHYSGYSLIIEPKTVFYNLMRKGKLPTPGEDVEAGMYSVLMDEMARHGFQQYEISNFAKPGFESRHNLTYWNNEEYFGFGAGSHGYVHGNRYSNYGPLKKYMQPLEQGEFPIMHEHKVTVIEQMEEELFLGLRENKGVSLSSFEQKYNENVLELFDKEINKLISRELIEIESDYLKLTHKGRFLGNEVFQSFIGVLE, encoded by the coding sequence TTGATACAAGCAGCATATATCCATATTCCATTTTGTGAACATATTTGTCACTATTGCGATTTTAATAAAGTATTTTTAAAAGGACAGCCAGTTGATGAATACTTAGACTCTTTAGAGAAAGAGATGAAGCTGACCATTGAAAAATATGGACAACAAGAGCTGTCAACGATTTTTGTCGGAGGAGGTACACCAACAAGCTTATCAGCTTCCCAATTAGAACGACTTTGTGGAATGGTGAATAAAGAACTTAAGCTTCGTCCAGAGCAAGAATATACGTTTGAAGCCAATCCTGGTGATTTAACAGAAGATAAATTAAAAGCTTTGTATGAAGGAGGCGTGAATCGTCTTAGCTTTGGAGTACAGTCTTTTAATAATGAGCTACTAAAGAGAATTGGGAGAACGCATAAGGCGGAAGATGTGTTTTCATCCATTGAAGCAGCTAAAAAAATCGGTTTTAATAATATCAGTGTAGACTTAATTTATAGTTTACCAGGTCAAACGTTAGAAGACTTTCAAGAAACATTAAAGACAGCATTTACATTAGATATTCAGCATTATTCAGGATATTCTTTAATTATAGAGCCTAAAACTGTCTTTTATAACTTAATGAGAAAAGGAAAACTACCTACACCTGGAGAAGATGTGGAAGCAGGTATGTACAGCGTCTTAATGGACGAGATGGCAAGACATGGTTTTCAGCAATACGAAATTAGTAATTTTGCGAAGCCTGGATTCGAAAGTCGGCATAATCTCACATACTGGAATAATGAAGAGTACTTTGGGTTTGGAGCTGGATCCCATGGTTATGTACATGGGAATCGCTATTCTAATTATGGACCTTTAAAGAAATACATGCAGCCTTTAGAGCAAGGTGAGTTTCCGATTATGCATGAACATAAGGTAACCGTTATAGAACAAATGGAAGAGGAATTATTCCTTGGGTTAAGGGAAAATAAAGGAGTAAGTTTATCTTCATTTGAACAAAAATATAATGAAAATGTATTAGAGCTATTTGATAAGGAAATAAACAAGCTAATAAGCAGAGAGCTTATTGAAATAGAAAGTGATTATTTAAAATTAACACATAAAGGCAGATTTTTAGGGAATGAAGTGTTTCAATCCTTTATCGGAGTTCTTGAATAA
- the hrcA gene encoding heat-inducible transcriptional repressor HrcA: protein MLTDRQLLILQVIIDDFISTAQPVGSRSLSKKENITFSSATIRNEMADLEESGFIEKTHSSSGRVPSEKGYRFYVDHLLSPQKLKRSEILRINSLFAEKIYELENIVQKSAKILSDLTNYTTIVLGPAVKENKLKKIQIVPLNNHTAIAIIVTDSGHVENRMFHLPDSVHAGEIEKLVNILNDRLTGVPIDKLHNKIYKEVATLLKQHISNYEYFINSLSETVKIDTHEKLFFGGKTNILRQPEFHDITKIRNLLNMIEKEDGIPELIRNNSSDISIKIGRENNNTAMENCSIISASYRIGNEQIGSIAILGPTRMEYSRVVSLLNILSNDLTKVLTNLYQK, encoded by the coding sequence GTGTTAACTGATCGTCAATTATTAATATTGCAGGTGATTATTGATGATTTTATTTCAACAGCACAACCAGTAGGCTCAAGGAGCTTATCAAAGAAAGAAAACATTACATTTAGCTCCGCCACTATTCGCAATGAGATGGCAGATTTAGAGGAATCTGGTTTTATCGAAAAAACCCACTCTTCTTCTGGGCGTGTTCCTTCAGAGAAGGGTTATCGTTTTTATGTTGATCATCTTTTATCACCACAGAAATTAAAGCGTTCAGAAATATTGAGAATTAACTCACTGTTTGCAGAAAAAATATACGAATTAGAAAATATTGTACAAAAATCTGCTAAAATATTGTCTGATTTAACAAATTATACTACTATTGTCCTTGGGCCTGCCGTTAAAGAAAATAAATTGAAGAAGATTCAAATTGTTCCTTTAAACAACCATACGGCCATTGCTATTATTGTGACAGACTCAGGACATGTGGAAAACAGAATGTTTCACTTGCCAGATTCTGTTCACGCAGGGGAAATAGAGAAACTAGTAAATATTTTAAATGACCGGTTAACGGGTGTGCCGATTGATAAGCTTCATAATAAAATCTATAAGGAAGTCGCTACCTTATTGAAACAGCATATTAGCAATTATGAGTATTTTATCAACTCTCTTTCTGAAACCGTGAAAATCGATACCCATGAAAAGTTATTTTTTGGTGGCAAGACAAATATTTTGAGACAGCCTGAATTTCATGATATTACAAAAATAAGAAATTTGTTAAATATGATTGAAAAAGAGGATGGAATACCAGAGCTCATTCGTAATAACTCATCCGATATTAGTATTAAAATCGGGAGAGAAAATAATAATACGGCAATGGAAAATTGCAGTATTATCTCTGCTTCTTATCGGATTGGGAATGAGCAAATTGGATCGATTGCGATTCTTGGCCCAACAAGAATGGAATATTCAAGAGTTGTGAGCTTATTAAATATATTATCGAATGACCTGACAAAAGTACTCACTAATTTGTATCAAAAGTAA
- the lepA gene encoding translation elongation factor 4, translated as MNREEMLKRQSKIRNFSIIAHIDHGKSTLADRILEKTNALTAREMKDQLLDSMDLERERGITIKLNSVQLKYQAKDGEIYTLHLIDTPGHVDFTYEVSRSLAACEGAVLVVDAAQGIEAQTLANVYLAIDNDLEIVPVINKIDLPSADPERVRNEIEDVIGLDASEAVLASAKAGIGIEDILEQVVEKVPAPQGDPEAPLKALIFDSLYDAYRGVVTYIRVVDGTVKPGDKIKMMATGKEFEVIEVGVFTPKAVNADHLSVGDVGFLTAAIKNVGDTRVGDTITNAKNGATEALPGYRKLNPMVYCGLYPIDSAKFNDLREALEKLELNDSALQFEPETSQALGFGFRCGFLGLLHMEIIQERIEREFKIDLITTAPSVIYDVILTDGTEIKVDNPSAMPDPQKIDRIEEPYVKATMMAPNEYVGAIMELCQQKRGVFIDMQYMDETRVKITYEIPLSEIVYDFFDQLKSNTRGYASFDYELIGYKTSTLVKMDILLNAEQVDALSFIVHKDFAYERGKVIVEKLKELIPRQQFEVPIQAAIGQKIVARSTIKAMRKNVLAKCYGGDISRKRKLLEKQKEGKKRMKQVGSVEVPQEAFMAVLRMDDNNTKK; from the coding sequence ATGAACAGAGAAGAGATGTTAAAGAGACAATCAAAAATTAGAAATTTTTCTATTATTGCACATATAGATCATGGGAAATCAACCCTCGCTGATAGAATATTAGAAAAAACAAATGCACTCACAGCACGTGAGATGAAAGATCAGCTTTTAGATTCAATGGATTTAGAAAGAGAACGCGGAATCACGATTAAACTAAATTCCGTCCAATTAAAATATCAAGCAAAAGATGGAGAAATTTATACATTACATCTCATTGACACACCGGGACACGTGGATTTTACATATGAAGTATCTCGAAGCTTGGCTGCTTGTGAAGGGGCTGTATTAGTAGTTGATGCCGCTCAAGGAATTGAAGCTCAAACATTGGCTAACGTTTATTTAGCGATTGATAATGATTTGGAAATTGTTCCAGTTATTAATAAAATTGACCTACCAAGTGCTGATCCTGAAAGGGTTAGAAATGAAATTGAAGATGTTATAGGGTTAGATGCTTCTGAAGCAGTGCTGGCTTCTGCGAAGGCTGGTATTGGGATAGAAGATATCCTCGAACAAGTCGTAGAAAAGGTTCCTGCACCACAAGGAGATCCAGAAGCACCATTAAAGGCACTTATTTTTGATAGTTTATATGATGCTTATCGTGGTGTTGTTACTTATATTCGAGTAGTCGATGGAACAGTTAAACCTGGTGACAAAATCAAAATGATGGCAACAGGAAAAGAATTTGAAGTTATTGAAGTAGGTGTGTTTACACCAAAAGCAGTTAATGCCGATCATTTATCTGTTGGGGACGTAGGATTCTTAACAGCAGCAATTAAAAATGTTGGCGATACTCGAGTAGGTGATACTATCACTAATGCGAAGAACGGTGCAACAGAAGCACTGCCTGGCTACCGTAAGCTAAATCCAATGGTTTATTGTGGTTTATATCCAATAGATAGTGCAAAGTTTAATGATTTACGTGAAGCATTGGAAAAATTAGAGCTTAATGATTCTGCGTTACAATTTGAACCAGAGACATCGCAAGCATTAGGATTTGGTTTCCGTTGTGGTTTCCTAGGTTTGCTTCATATGGAAATTATTCAAGAGCGCATCGAGCGCGAATTTAAAATTGACCTAATTACTACTGCACCAAGTGTTATTTATGATGTTATTTTGACAGATGGAACAGAAATAAAAGTAGATAATCCATCAGCAATGCCTGATCCTCAAAAAATTGACAGAATCGAAGAACCATATGTAAAAGCAACGATGATGGCCCCAAATGAATATGTTGGTGCGATTATGGAATTATGCCAGCAAAAGAGAGGTGTCTTCATCGATATGCAATATATGGATGAGACTCGCGTTAAAATAACGTATGAAATTCCTTTATCGGAAATTGTTTATGATTTCTTTGACCAATTGAAATCAAATACAAGAGGATATGCGTCTTTTGATTATGAACTAATTGGCTATAAAACATCGACGTTGGTTAAAATGGATATTCTGTTAAATGCAGAACAAGTAGATGCACTTAGCTTCATCGTTCATAAGGATTTTGCTTATGAAAGAGGAAAAGTTATTGTAGAGAAATTAAAAGAGCTTATTCCGCGTCAGCAATTTGAAGTGCCGATCCAAGCTGCAATTGGGCAAAAGATTGTTGCTCGTTCTACTATTAAGGCGATGCGCAAGAATGTATTGGCTAAATGTTATGGTGGAGATATTTCTCGTAAACGTAAATTGCTAGAGAAGCAAAAAGAAGGGAAAAAACGAATGAAACAAGTTGGTTCGGTTGAAGTACCGCAAGAAGCGTTTATGGCTGTATTACGTATGGACGACAATAATACGAAAAAGTAA
- the dnaJ gene encoding molecular chaperone DnaJ, giving the protein MDKRDYYEVLGVSKGASKDEIKKAYRKLSKKYHPDINKEADANEKFKEVKEAYEVLSDDQKRAHYDQFGHTDPNQGFGGGGDFGGFGGFEDIFSTFFGGGGSRRRDPNAPRQGADLQYTMTLSFEEAAFGKETEIEIPREENCETCNGTGAKPGTKPVTCKHCSGTGQLNVEQNTPFGRIVNRRTCNYCNGTGKEIKHKCSTCGGTGKVKKRRKISVKIPAGIDDGQQLRVSGQGEPGINGGPAGDLYVVFHIRRHDFFERDGEDVYCEMPITFVQAALGDEVEVPTIHGKVKLKVPAGTQTGTKFRLKGKGIPNVRGYGQGDQHVIIRLITPTKLSDKQKQLLQEFAEVSGDTPRGEEEDSFFSKVKKAFKGE; this is encoded by the coding sequence ATGGATAAACGGGATTACTATGAAGTCCTTGGAGTCAGTAAAGGGGCTTCTAAGGATGAAATAAAAAAAGCGTATCGTAAGCTTTCAAAAAAGTATCATCCAGATATTAATAAAGAAGCAGATGCAAATGAAAAGTTTAAAGAAGTGAAAGAGGCCTATGAAGTACTGAGTGACGATCAAAAAAGAGCGCACTATGATCAGTTTGGACATACAGATCCTAATCAAGGCTTCGGCGGCGGCGGAGACTTCGGTGGTTTCGGTGGTTTTGAAGATATCTTCAGCACTTTCTTTGGTGGTGGAGGATCAAGAAGAAGAGATCCGAATGCTCCGCGTCAAGGGGCTGATTTACAATATACGATGACACTATCATTTGAAGAAGCAGCATTTGGGAAAGAAACGGAAATTGAAATACCAAGAGAAGAAAATTGTGAAACATGTAATGGCACGGGAGCAAAACCAGGGACTAAGCCAGTTACATGTAAGCATTGTAGTGGTACTGGACAATTGAATGTGGAGCAAAATACACCATTCGGACGTATTGTGAATAGAAGAACATGTAATTACTGTAATGGAACTGGTAAAGAGATTAAGCATAAATGTTCAACTTGTGGCGGAACTGGAAAAGTGAAAAAACGTCGCAAAATTAGTGTTAAAATTCCAGCAGGTATCGATGATGGTCAACAATTAAGAGTCTCTGGGCAAGGAGAGCCTGGCATAAACGGCGGGCCAGCAGGAGATTTATATGTTGTGTTCCACATAAGAAGACATGACTTCTTCGAGCGTGATGGAGAAGATGTATATTGTGAAATGCCGATTACTTTTGTTCAGGCTGCTCTAGGTGATGAAGTGGAAGTACCTACCATTCATGGCAAAGTGAAATTGAAAGTACCTGCGGGAACACAGACTGGAACAAAATTCCGCCTTAAAGGCAAAGGGATTCCAAATGTACGTGGATATGGCCAAGGTGACCAGCATGTAATCATTCGCTTAATTACACCTACAAAATTATCTGATAAACAAAAACAACTATTACAGGAATTTGCTGAAGTATCTGGAGATACTCCTCGTGGAGAAGAAGAGGACAGTTTTTTCTCTAAGGTAAAAAAAGCATTTAAAGGTGAATAA